The Callospermophilus lateralis isolate mCalLat2 chromosome 18, mCalLat2.hap1, whole genome shotgun sequence nucleotide sequence agtctgtgtgtttatttcgatctcgctagctaacttttatgccaagaacctcattaatgaaaccattgcgctggccgcgtggTAGATATAAGCATCATTTCTTATGCTCCTTTGCCATCTGTTTAGCTCATTCCATAAAATATTTCTTCAGAACTTTGGCCAACTTTTATCAGGCTGTTTGTTTTCCTGTTAAGTTTTGAGAGGTCTTTTAATAAATCTCATATAAAAGCCCTTTACCAGATATGTATCTTGCGAATATTTTCTCCTGGTCTGTGGCTTGTCTTTCTCTTTAAGAGTATATTTCACAAATCATCATATATAATTTAAACAAAATTCaaccaaatatttttctttcatggCCTGTGCTTTTGTTTTAGTACCTACAAAGTCACTACCAACTCAAAAGACAGCAGCATTTTCCGTGTCATCTCCTAGGATTTTTACAAGGTTTCTGTTTATGGGGGGATTTTAATTTATGGGGGAATTTGAAGTTAATTTTCGTGAAAGGTATAACTATTAATGGTCCAGGAATTCATCAGGAACAGAAGGAATGAACTATTCCATATTCATTCATACACAGAAATGCAACTCAGCTATATAAAGGAATTAGTGCTGATAAATGAACCGAACAGATGAATCAAAAACATTGCACTGAGTGTACAGCTGTGGCACACTGAATAATGAACATAAAGATGTACACAGCCTAATGCCCAGAACCTGTGAATATATTACCTAAACAAAAGGGACTTCAAACGGCCCTTTGTCCCTCCAGGTGCCTAACTTTGAAGCTACAGCCTCCCATTTGTCAGTCCCACATTTTCTCCATTTATGACTTACAGATTCTCCCAGTTTACAATTTCAGTCTTCCAGGTTGTCAACAACATAAATTTCGCCATCAGCCCCACAAACCCCCTTCTTTAACTCCCAACACCCACATCACTGAGGCCCAGAGGCCCAGGCCCTCACCATGAGACAGGAAAGtaaaatgggccaaggaagagAGGCCCTTAGTAAATGGAGAACTAAAATAAAACAAGTTATGTTGAACTTGCTTCTTCAATTCAAGACAAACAGAACATTCAACATATATGCTTATCAAAGATCAGACATTACTTAAAACATCATCCACCTGAGGAAATTACATAATGTGCCAACAAATTTGACCAAGGAACATTCTGATTCTGACTTCCAAGCAAAGAGTGGTCACCATGGGATCTGATTGTCACAAGACTCAATCTCCAAGGTGGCTTGTAAACATCTTCCAAATCAGCAAAATCTATCAATGGCTCCCCACATAGGGTTACACCCTCAAAAATCATATGGAGAGAGCTCAAAGCTGGGCACCTCACTCATCTTTTGAGACAAGGACTTCCCATACTCCAAGTGTAAATTCTGTGCATGtccttcaataaatatttacctaTGCCTTGCTTTCTGAAGTGTCCTTCAATCCTCTGAAAAACGTTGAGAACCTAGATGGTTTTCCTTTATATCCCCATCTTAGGGCTTCTCTGGATTCCTCTGTTGGCAAGCCCTGACCCTTATAGACCCCTCCCAGCTCAGCTGGTGCCAACGACCTTGCAAAACCAGCAAGCCCTCTAGGACCACCTCCCTGAGGTCTTCCTAGCATAGCGCCTATGAACTGGAAGTTACTGCTGGTCAAGCGGTGACCAAGAGTCTTTGTGGGGAGTTATGATCACATCTGTGGAACAGCCACCTTTCAAGGTGTGCAACAGGAGAGGTGGAATCTTCCTTTGTGCACTTCAGCTGTAGAGTCTCCTGAGTACCAGTATCATCTGCAACATGAATGAAAACCACCTCCCACAGTAGCAAGCCCACTTCCTCATACCATAGCATGTTGACCATTGGCCTATCTCCCCTCCTTCCTTTCACAGGGGCAGGCCACCTATGGGAAGGGTTGGTGTCCCAATCCAAGACCATTGGCTGGGGCAGTAGGATTGTAGCCAAGGGCAGGTCAGGGGTGGTTTGGACAGcagagttttgagatgaaactcAAGTTCTGAGTTGAAACAGAGTTTGACCTACATTCCTTCATCAGGAAGAAAGGGGGATGAGCAAACCTCACTGCAGTAGGAACTTTTCTGCCTGACAGCCACAGGGCTTGGACAATCCAGGTGGTACAGAGGGCAAGAGTTAGAAAACTAGGTGGCACAATGGGGCCAGGtgaccacacctgtaatcctagtgacttgggaggctgaggcaggaggatcaggagttcaaggccagcctcagcaatttagagagactggattgaaataaataataaagaggaTCACAGGGTATAGCTGAACAGTGGActtccctgggttcattccccaagtaggtgagggaagaagaaaagaaggagggagaagaggaggaaagaagagaaaaggaagaaagggagggagagaaggaaggaagggtttGGCAGCAGACATACATGTACCAAGCTTAATTAGGTGTACACTGGGCCTCATTCCGGGACTTCAAACTTGACAAGTTTTCTTCTGGTCCACAGGGCTCAGGGTAGGTCTAGTCCACCCAGCCTCTGACCAGTTCAGGGAGTGAGCTGGCCTGATGCTGCCATGGCAGAATATAGATCCACAGAAATGAGACAGGACCCGGGGCCCAGGAGAACTCCCCATCTATAGATCACCCATTTGATTCTCTGCTGAAGACTATCTGCCCTGAATCCATccgattataatgtgtgtgtgtgtgtgtgtgtgtgtgtgtgtgtgcacgcgcgcgaGCATGCGCCAAGGGAGCGGGGGTGTTCAAAATTAAGTGTACACCAGAAAACCATTattagaaatgcaaaaatattgccCCTCCAGCCCTGGGGTTTTAGCTTAAGGAGGTCTGGAGTGTGACTCAGGAGTATGCACTCTTTTAAATTTCTCAGACTCCTGAGACACAAAACAATTTCAAACAGTCCTGGAGTATTCTCTGCTTATAAATATGATGGCTGGGTTGCCTCCCTCAGCACACATCTATTCAGAAAAGCTTGGCAGTGGCATGGGGGGACACCATTACTGCCTGTGCATTAGTATCAGCTACTGGGTTTGCTGCGGCTTCCTACCAacattatgtaattcatttttctatttctctgcctCACTAGGTGACGAGGTCCACAAAAGCCATTCCTTTGTTGCTTCACCAGAGTGTCCCCAGAGTGTAACACAGCACCTTGCCCAGTGATGGCAGTTCACAATATTCCTGAAGGAATGAATTCTTCCAATAACTCAGGAATCCAAATGAATTCTAAGACAGCCACAGCATGACAAATTTCAATTTAATTCAttcactttcaaaataaaatatgaagtttctgtttttctgtgtaggGAGAATCACATGAGCCAGCACTCTCCAAACTTTTTGGGATGATGGGAATGGGTCAGTTTTGCTCTGTTTGTGCTGTCCAGTTTGATAGCCATTACTCATGCATAGctactgagcacttgaaatgtggccaGGGAACTGAGGCACTGAATTTctaatttgtttttaatatttttgtaactTAAATTGCCATAAAACTATAGTAATTTGCAATCTCTTGTACCAACAAGGCATGGACATTAGAAAACAAATTCTTTGTGCTCTAATATGCATAAATACTATGAAAAGCAGTCCTTCCTCAAATAAGGTAAAGAAGGTGGTGCAGCAGGTACTGAATATCATAAACACATAGGGAAGATCCACAGAGTaggaaaaggagggagggagggaggatgggaaagggggggaaatatagaatgaatttaacaaaatcatattatatgcatataaaaaggtACCaaagaggggctggagttgtagctcagtggtagagtgctcacctgccATGTGTAAGACACTAGGTTcagtcttcagcaccacataattaataattaattaaataaaggcattgtgtacatctacaactaaaaactattattattttttaacataccaggagctggggttgtggctcagtggtagagcgtttgcctagcatatgtgagtcactggggttgattctcagcaccacatataagtaaataaaataaaggtccattgacaactaaaaaaaaaaaaattttttaaaggtacCAAAGAAAATTTCACCTTCATGTATATAAAGTACTGATCAAAATTATATAAAGCagctatgtataattataaatactatatataattataatgccctaacaaaatatacattttaaaaagtagtcCATCTCATCCCTCAAAATAAGATGCTCTTTGAGCTATAAGCCATCGTGTCCCCTTGCATCAGTTGAATCGTGTCCATGTCACCTATGCAGATGTTCACATTCTCTGACTAGAACAGCTGGAGTGTGAAGATACCTCTTAAGGATGACCCAACTACCATAGTGCTCCTCCCGGGGACAAagcgttttgttttgtttgcctcTGTAACCTCAGCTCCCAGGACAGGTCCAGGTACAAAGGAAGCAGGTGTCAAATACCTGCTAGGTGAACACATTAACTCACGGGAAGGCTGACACTTCACAGGTCCCTCTGAAGAAGTTCTACAAGTTTCATGGACTTTCTGGTTTTCAGTTACGCCTTCACATTGGTCAGGGGAAAGTGAGATGATGTGTGTGTCCTACATCAATTCTAACCCTTTTCCTTCAaccatctcttatgatttttcattcATAGAAACATTCGAGATGTTGATTTAAACATTCCTGTACGTATTTTCTCCATTTAAATAAACTCAGTCATCCTTCACTCATTTAATTGACAAAACAGCAATTGGTACCTACATGTCTGAGTGGTTAGCATCACACTGTGCCTCTGTAACAACACAGCATTTAGGAAGGATGAATCTATCACTCTTTCCCAGCTTTGCATTTTATAGTTGCTCTCTGTATATATACTTTCAGCCATTTAGTGAACTAGAAATTTCTGCTCAATCCTTTCCCACATAACTGAATCTGAGCTTCTCCCTATGGGTTTTCTGTGACATAAAATAATACGTAATTTATCACTGGGGGAACAACCATGTTCACAGTATTTGTGAGGTTTCTCTCCTGTGTGAATTCCATGCTGTCCCCTGAGGGTGTACATCTGGCCACTGgctgtcccccaaagaccaaattCCTGTTAGTGAGGAGCCCACTGACGTTCACTGCTGTCTGAGGGGCCTCAGAAGGCACCTGAGTAGTCAGTGAGTTAACAGGGCTCTTCTCCTGGTGGTCATCACAGGTATGCAATGAGCTGTCTCTGTCTGTGGGGTTTTCCACCTTGCCTGAATCTCCCTGTTTTCCCCTTGTGTGTATTCTCTTGTGCTTAACCAGACAAGACATGTATGCAAAAGCCTTCCCACACTCGCTGCAGCCATAGGGCCTCTCTCCTGTGTGAGTTCTTTGATGGACAATGAGCTTTTGCCTTGTggtgaaggctttcccacactcGCTGCATTTAAAGGGCTTCTCTCCCGTGTGAATTCTTTGATGCTTGATGAGCCCCGACCTCTGTGAACAGGACTTTCCACATTCGCTGCACACAAAGGGAGTCTTCCCTGTGTGAAATCTCTGATGAGCTATGAGGCAGGTCTTCtggatgaagcctttcccacactcACCACATGTGTAAGGCTTCTCACCTGTGTGAATTCGCTGATGAACGATGAGGTTTCCTTTCTGGATGAAGCCCTTTCCACATTCGCTGCAtatatagggcttctctccagtatgagtctTCTGGTGTATGTTGAGCCGTGATTTCTTGagaaaggctttgccacactcgGTGCATGTGTAAGGTTTCTCACCTGTGTGGGTTCTGTGGTGTTCTGTGAGCATGAACTTCCTGGAGAAGGCTTTCCCACACAGATGACATCTATGGGGCTTCTCACCAGTGTGGATGATCTGGTGATCAGTCAGCCAAGACTTCTTGATGAAGGCTTTCCCACAGTCGCTGCATACATGAGGTTTCTCTACTTTTTGAGTGTTCTGAGGCTTGGGACAAGTGAACTGAGATTTAGTGCTGATGAGTTTTCCATTTGCAGGGAATTTAATTTTAGTATGAAATTGTtcacaagaaacatgaagaaaggaTTCCCCATTTCtagaaatctcagcaaagttcTTTATTTCACAGTGTCTGCTCTGGTCAACCAAAGGTAAGTTTGGTTTCATACTTTTTTCATGTAAGTTAAATATACCATGCTTTTGCCTTAGTAGAAACTGAGCTCTGTGCTGATGAGCAGAATTTTCAAAGGCACTGTGTTCATGCCACTGTACCATCCTGTTCACCTTGCTTTCTCTCTGTAAGAGTTTTGGTAGATGATCATCAATTTCCCAGATTTCTATGAAAGAAAAGAACAGTGAGTTTTCTATCACCTTGATCTGgaataaaagcatttttaaaaattacctatgtgaacaacaataagttttggcaaggatgtggggtaaaaggcacattcataaaaaaaaattgctggtggggctgcaaattggtgcagccaatatggaaagcagtatggagattccttggaaaacttggaatgaaactaccattcgacccagatatcccactgctcagtttatacccaaaggacttaaaaacagtatactacaaggacatggccacatcaatgtttacagcagcacaattcacaatagctaaactatggagccaaccgaGATGCCCTTCGGTAGATAAATGGATagggaaaatgtggtatacatacatagtggaatgttactcagcattaaaagagaacaaaatcatggcatttgcaggtaaatggatggagttggagaatattatgctaagtgaagtaatccaaccccaaaaaaacaaatgccaaatgttttctctgatatgaggatgctgacgcaTAATGGCGAGGCATGGGGGAgtgtgggaggaatggaggaactttagataggacaaaggggagggaggggaagggagggggcatgagggtaggaaagacagtggaatgagatagtcatcattaccctaagtacatgtatgaagacacaaacagTGTGAATCTACTTTGTGAACAACCAGAGAcagaaaaaattgtgctctatatgcataatatgaattgaattgcattctgccatcatatataaaaattaaaataaataaataatttaaattaaaaataattttttttaaatcatctagGTCTAAGGTCTCTCTTTAATGACAACACTTTCAAAAGAGTGTAAACACAAGTCAGTTGATTGGGTACTGGGAGAAAACAACTACACAGGCAAACCAAAAGTTAATGATGGACACAAAGTTAGATGATTCATGAAAAAATACAGATGTAGATGCTTTTTAAAACATGGAGAGACCATCAAGTATCAGCAGAGATAGAGACTAGAGGTTGGAGGGAGCGATCCATCCACTCCACAGATCCTGCTGAACGCCCACCGGGTGCCAGGCTCAGTGCCAATTCTGCGGGTTCACAAACACATTCCCGTGTCCATGGAGCCTACACCAATGCTGGGTAAAATACTTAAAATAGCCAAGACGGGAGCAGCTGCAGACTGTGCAAGGTGTTGGAAGGAGCAGTGGAGATGGACAGAAGTGCATCAGGTAAGACGGGGCTCACGTGGAGTCATGGCTGCACGtggggaggaaagaacaaaggaaCCAGGGCACACTCTCTGGCCCGAAGCCCTGAGTAGCACTGCATTTAataaattgaacccaagggcactcaatcactgtgccatgtccccaaccctttttttttttttttaaatttagagacagggtctcactgagttgcttacagcTTTAATAAGTTGCTAAGTTTGACTTTGAacacacaatcctcctgtctcagcctcccaagccactgggattacaggtgtgcaccatcacacccagcagTAGTGCCTTTAAAAGAGACAAATCACTGCACACAGAATGGGGAGACAGAACTGCAGCCTGTCAAGGCCACCACATGCACAGGTGTAGACATGGGGAATTTGAAGGATCCATAAACCTTGAGAAAAGCTTCAACtgcagagatgaatttggaaaacttTAGTAAATAAAAAGAACAGGACAAGACCACCTTCAGAGAACATGTGGACTCAAAGACGAAGAAGACGCAGGGCTAGGCTGTAGCCATTctacatttagagtttggaaactaggagaagtcccctggaggaaaCCAGGTTGCTCATCCAGACAGGGGACACTGGTGACTGAAACAAGTAGCCTAGAGGCAAGTCAGATTCTTCCATACTCGGCCCTGTCCCTGGGACAGCTCCTGGGTCCCTGTCTTGTAACTCGCCTTCTTCCTCCTGACACCTTCAACCAGCTTTCTCAAAGTGCTGTCTCACAGTGACTGAAAACTTCCTCTGGGTGACACCCTGCCCACTTGCTCAGCTGCAACACCCCATCTATTCCCACAGAAGGAGGGCAGCAGTGGCCCTCAGGGAACATCATGACAGGGTAGAGGACCAAACTGCACTAACAGGATATGCTGCCCCTCTTCATGCTGCTTCTGGACAGGTAGGGTCCACCTTCTTCAGGTTCCCTGAGCCCTCAACCTTTCACTAACAGCATTATCCCACAATTCTGCACTAATGTCGCCTAGCTTTGGTCAATGTCTGAATGGACCGCCTCTTTCTGAATCATGGTCATGGCAGCTTTATATCAACTTGACTGGGAACAGGACAGAAGGATTCTTCACCTGAGAAGAAAAGGGAAGCTAGAAAAATGTAGAACAGGAAATCTACAGTCTACAACTCCACCATCAACTAGAACCATACTGTCTGCCTCAGTCAGCCTGGCAATAAAGATCCCACTACCTGGAAATGTCCCCACAGTCTCACGGCCAGCAGGACACTAGAGAACTCCCAGCCTGACCTCTTGTGCTCTCTCAGCCCACCTCACTCAGTTCTCAActgatctttctttccttttctggtcctggggatggaacccaggggtgctctaccaatgagctacatccccagccctttatagtttttattttgaaacagagtcttaaGTTGTAcaggctggcttccaacttgagaccctccttcctcagcttcctgagtagctgggattacaggctgtgccaccacgcctgggttCACCTGACTTCTAAGTGCCCTTGGCTCTTcttttccttatggctttcctcccCTTTGGGCAGATTTCATCAGTAGAAAATTCCTTCTCCAGGCCTGGCCTCTCCCTGAATAACTTGGGCTAAATCCAATGCACAGAGGGCTCCTCTTGGACCTATCAAACATGTCTACCTTACAATCTCCTAAATTCCCCAAATCAATCTCCTCCTCTGTAGGTCGTCTGCACCACAGTAAACACAAGCTCCCCTTTTCTTGCCAACCTGGTCAGCACCACCCTTCCTCTCTTCTATTCCATCACCCTAGGATACAGGTAGGATACAGGTAAGCAGACCCAGATACGATCAGCACCCACTCATTCTCCAAGTCAGCAGCCTGCTAGCTTCCACCTCTCTTGGCTCAACAGCACCTCATCCAAGAGTTGGTCCCCTTCCTAAAAGATCAGCCCTGGACCTGCTTGTTCTGTCCCATAGCTCTGCCTTATTTTATCTCTTGGCTTCTTAGAATGACAGTGGCTCATCCACTGtttgtttttcttgctgctgTTATCCTGTTATGCTGCTCAGCATACACTGAGCTAccaaaagataatttttaaagaaaggaaTCAAGAAAGTAATCACATATGAAACACAGTGGGAGAATTTAGAATATGGAAATCTGTGCAAATAAGATGACACCCTATCAAAGAAATGACTGAAAGAAGAACTTCAATGTCTTGTGACAAGTAACATGGTTAATGTCGACTTAGTGCAATCAGAACTATAataggaaagaaaacaaaagcaaatatgATGGTAAGACCCATAGGAACTAGAAGAAAGCTTAGAATTAGTAAAAACACAAAGGAATCGTTGAAAACACATAAGTTAGCATCTGATTCAGGTTGGACCTTCAAGTGCAGCTTGTGAAAAATATCTTTTCTAACAGGGCCAACAGCCCACACCAGAAATCCCAGCTatgtggaaggctgagacagagggttacaagttcacagccagactgtgcaacttagcaagaccctgcctcaaagtaaaaagggctagggatgtggctcagtgataaagcacccctaagttcaatccccagtacaaaaaaaaaaagaaaaaagaaagaaaaaaaaaatcttttctagtTAGAAATTCACCACGAACAGTTAGACCTTTCATTAAAGAAACACAGGTAGAGGACATGTGAGTTAATATCTGGATGGCTAGAACTTAGGATGCATAAAAAAAGGAGAAGCTAAACTCAAGAGGGTTTTCTTGGAGAGAAGATGATTCTCACTCTGCAGAAAGAGGAACTCTAGGCAGACTTGAGGTCCAAATCAGGAACTATCAGGGATTCACAGAGATCTAGATATCTATGCTAGATGACACCAGGACATGTCAGTTTGGAGTCTGCTCTGGGAACAGATGGAGCTTAACTCATTAAAGTGAACGAGATTTTAAAGGGTGAGAACAgataagaaaatagaaaacacaGGGTTTGAGAACCTCCAAGTGAAGAAAGGCTTGGGGCCAAGGCACGATGAGTGACAGGCTTCCTCAGGCAGCACCCCAGTGGGGTGGGAGGTGCAGCAGTCAGAAGTCAAGAAGGATTCAGAGTTTTCTCTCTGGAGAAGGACTTGGAAGGTGCAATTTCATAGCACCGGAACTGGAAGGGTATGAAGAACGGAATATCTGGGACTTGCAGGAAGAATATTATGCCAACTTAAAGACACTGATTAATAAGGAACAATCAGCTCCCAGAAGAGGTAAAGAGGATGATTTTCTCCAAATCCCTCCAAAGAGAAGGTCTGCATTGAGAGGCAGAGGTGGGAGGTGCTGCTCACCCCGCCTTCCACAGCTGCTCTCCCTCTCACCTGGACTGTTTGCCTCATGGATTGCATCTTCCACTGTCCTTGGTTCTCCTCCTAGCAACTTGGAGAGGGCATCAGGCTTGCTGGCTTGACACCCTGTTCATGGGAAATGACAGTCTTAGGTTCATCAAACTGGGCTGTGATCTGTCAACAGGAGGTAATGTTCTATTTTAGGAACTCTGAAGTTTACATCTGCCAAGCAAAGGCTTTGCTCTCAGAAGGGGGCACAATACACCCTCTTGTCTGGAACCAGAGAGAGACTGAGATACCACAGGACCTCCAAGGCTTACAGACACTGAGAAAAAAAGGCCACAGACTGGTACCCTCTGAGCTTCCAGGGCAGCCATCCTCACCCACGGACACCAGGTTCCTGCAGTTCTCCAACATCACGTCCCAATACAGGTCCTTCTGAGCAGGGGCCAGGAGCTGCCACTCCTCCCAGGTGAACTTCACAGTCACATCCTCCAGCGTCAGCAACTCCTGTCAATGAGGCAATTTCCTTGTGATGATATGGGATGTTAGTTTTTCTGCTCACTTCCCCTTCTTAGTCTGCATCTATCTACCAAGTTGTTGTTGGTATTTAATACAGTGCAGGAGTAAAATACTAATAAAATAGTCTATAATTATACATGAGTCATCATCTATTCATCCAGTGAGATGTTTCTATATTggatgtgggagaccaaccttacacgTGACTGGGTCACACTAACCGGCTGGGTATTGAGGCGCTCAGTTGCAGAGATGTGGCAGATCTTTCCCACACTTCTTGGGCCTGAGGGTCggtgtctcgtgcatgggtgtgtcttgctacagccccatgggtgaagctacgctcacctgttcctttgtaatataaccccttgccctgtataggatagaatcttccatggaagtgccttgtttgtgtccccttctcttactgtacccttgggtgtggcctacccaggtgtcagtcaacctgctgacagtggacatcatgaagatactcagccccctgaaacctgaccccttgcctcatttgaatagcttctcctgaaTAAAAGAGGTCAGTGCTTACTCTCgctctctctttctgcggacccttaaggtcagaggagccgtcacagcgaccccaaagaaaaaggtatttgtgtctcttgtgtggttattttgcacagtccagttagcccagttcaactggagtgacccctgagccttttagtcgtgagaacagaaacccggcaattGGATAGTACTTAAATCTTCTTGCTAACTTAGAAACACCATCTTTATATCTTACACATACACAGTCATGAATTGCTTAACAACAGAACTATGTTCTCCAAAAATCAGTCAGGCAATTTCATCTCTGTGCAAACAAAACTGAGCATACTTACCT carries:
- the Znf350 gene encoding zinc finger protein 350 isoform X2; translation: MLENCRNLVSVGCQASKPDALSKLLGGEPRTVEDAIHEANSPEIWEIDDHLPKLLQRESKVNRMVQWHEHSAFENSAHQHRAQFLLRQKHGIFNLHEKSMKPNLPLVDQSRHCEIKNFAEISRNGESFLHVSCEQFHTKIKFPANGKLISTKSQFTCPKPQNTQKVEKPHVCSDCGKAFIKKSWLTDHQIIHTGEKPHRCHLCGKAFSRKFMLTEHHRTHTGEKPYTCTECGKAFLKKSRLNIHQKTHTGEKPYICSECGKGFIQKGNLIVHQRIHTGEKPYTCGECGKGFIQKTCLIAHQRFHTGKTPFVCSECGKSCSQRSGLIKHQRIHTGEKPFKCSECGKAFTTRQKLIVHQRTHTGERPYGCSECGKAFAYMSCLVKHKRIHTRGKQGDSGKVENPTDRDSSLHTCDDHQEKSPVNSLTTQVPSEAPQTAVNVSGLLTNRNLVFGGQPVARCTPSGDSMEFTQERNLTNTVNMVVPPVINYVLFYVTENP
- the Znf350 gene encoding zinc finger protein 350 isoform X1, encoding MIQSQELLTLEDVTVKFTWEEWQLLAPAQKDLYWDVMLENCRNLVSVGCQASKPDALSKLLGGEPRTVEDAIHEANSPEIWEIDDHLPKLLQRESKVNRMVQWHEHSAFENSAHQHRAQFLLRQKHGIFNLHEKSMKPNLPLVDQSRHCEIKNFAEISRNGESFLHVSCEQFHTKIKFPANGKLISTKSQFTCPKPQNTQKVEKPHVCSDCGKAFIKKSWLTDHQIIHTGEKPHRCHLCGKAFSRKFMLTEHHRTHTGEKPYTCTECGKAFLKKSRLNIHQKTHTGEKPYICSECGKGFIQKGNLIVHQRIHTGEKPYTCGECGKGFIQKTCLIAHQRFHTGKTPFVCSECGKSCSQRSGLIKHQRIHTGEKPFKCSECGKAFTTRQKLIVHQRTHTGERPYGCSECGKAFAYMSCLVKHKRIHTRGKQGDSGKVENPTDRDSSLHTCDDHQEKSPVNSLTTQVPSEAPQTAVNVSGLLTNRNLVFGGQPVARCTPSGDSMEFTQERNLTNTVNMVVPPVINYVLFYVTENP